The DNA region ATAGCTCTTGTATTTTCTATATTCATATCATACATATTTTGATTATTATAGTTCGTCATATTAGTTATCCTCTTGTATTAAAATATCTTCATTTTGATTTTCTATCTCTTCATATTTATTAGCAAGTTTTTCATCAATAACTTCAACTGCATAAATACCAGCCATTCCTACACTTAATGCAGTTAAAGCTTTTAGCCAACCACCTTGACCTATATGGTTAGCTGTGGCTATTGCTGTTCCTGTTGCAATTGCACCTTGTGCTGTTTTTTTAACAGTATCTTTCACTGCATCTTTAGAAGATATTTTTTCCTCTTTTGCTTTTTTATAATTTATTGTTCCTGATACAACTGCACTTGCAACTGCACCACTTACAATATGCCCTACTACATTTCTTGGTTCACCAGTATTAATTATTCTGCTTTGCATTCTTCTTCATCCTTTTTTTCTATTTGCTCAACTACTTTTTCTTGTAATTTTCTTGCTTCTTTTTTCTCTTTGATACACTCTTTTGTAGCTTCAACTGTATCTTTTACATCTGCAACTACTTCTTTTCCTTGTTCCACTTTTGTGCATGCAAAATCTTTAGATTTACCAAAAATCTCTTTTGCTTTATCTTTTACTGAAGAACTATTTTTTAATGCATAAACTACTCCTGCTCCAACTGCAAGACCTGCTATAAATGGTAATGCCATAATCTACTCCTTGTTTGTTTGTGTATAACTATTTAAAAAAGCAACTAATGCTGCACCAAAACCAGCTCCACTAATCATAGAAATATTTAATTTATTAAAAAGCTCACTAATCTTATTTTGATCCATATTCCCAGAAGCAATATCTTCTAAAAGCATTTGATATTCACTCGCTTTATTCATCATCTCTTCAACACTATTTAAATTTGTTGCTTGATTTACGCCATTATAATGATTCAACACGCACTTTCTAAATGCAGGAAGGTGATTATTATAAGATGCTGCTTGTAATTTAAATAATATATCTTTTATATCTGGTTGTTTTGTATTAGCAATCAAATCATCATACATTGCGATATTATTTATTTCACTTGCAACACCAAGTTCACAACATTCAATATATGTATTTGGAACTTCAATTTTATCCGCCCAATCATTTATAGGAACTTCTACGTTATACTTTTGTAATAAAGGCATCAGTGCACTGTAATGTACAGCTTCTGCTTCTTTTATATTTACAAAAGGATGAATTGCACCAAATTTTTCTATTATTTTGCTATATGATTCATAAGCTTTAAACTCATCATATACAGCAATTCTTAATACTTGTGACTCAATAGCTTGTTCATTACTTAAATCAACTCTTTGAGAAAGAAGTATATTTTCATCAAAATTAGCCACTACATCACCTCCTTTGCTAAATTATTAATTATTTGAGTTATCTCTTCTAAATTTTGTTTATTTATTAAGTCTTCCCAAACCTGTGGTTTAAAAACATTTGCATCATATGTAATTGTCACTGATGCAATTATTTTATTTATTTTAATTTTTTTTATTCCATCTATTTTTTTAGGTAAACTTTCAATATCTTCAATAGAAATATTTTCACTCTCACTTTTAATCTTTGGATTTACTCTAACTCTTAATCTTCCTGGAGTATGAGCAATAATTGTAAAGTAACTCGCTATATTTATTATATCTTCTGTCTTAATCAAAATAATCCTTTAATATGATAGTTTTACTAAATAAAATTTAAGCTTACCTTAATATAAATTCAAACTCATTATCAAAAAGAAAAGCTTTTTGATAATCAATAATATTAGATAAATACTATTTTATCATCTATTCTGTTTATAAAAAATATAATAAATTTATTTATGTTTGCATTTAAATCTCTTAACTTTCTTACAAAAAGTAACATATAAATGAAACAATTTATATTCTATTTTTATTAAACACTCTTTTTAATTATTGGAAGTATAATACTTTTTTCCTAAAATATTTATTGATAATAATTATTGATTTTATTTTTATGTAAAATTTGAAAATTATTATCATTATTAAGTAGTTTTAAATTTTAAGTCTATTATAATTTTATTTATTAAAGATATTTAAAGGATTTTTTATGAAATTAAGTGAATTAAACAAAGGAGACACTGGAGTTATATTGTCATTAAACTGCGATAGTTCTTTAAAAAATAGATTTTACTCTTTTGGTATTACAAAAAATACACAAGTTTATATTGAAGAAGTAACATTAACAAAAAATACTATTGAAGTTAAAATAAATAATACAAAAGTTGCCATAAGATTATCAGAAGCTGCAAAGATTGAGGTAAAGAAATGAAAAGTGAAAAAATTATAAAGATTGCATTAGTTGGCCAACCAAATGTTGGTAAAAGTATGCTTATAAACTCTATTTCAAATGCAAAAT from Malaciobacter molluscorum LMG 25693 includes:
- a CDS encoding ferritin-like domain-containing protein; translated protein: MANFDENILLSQRVDLSNEQAIESQVLRIAVYDEFKAYESYSKIIEKFGAIHPFVNIKEAEAVHYSALMPLLQKYNVEVPINDWADKIEVPNTYIECCELGVASEINNIAMYDDLIANTKQPDIKDILFKLQAASYNNHLPAFRKCVLNHYNGVNQATNLNSVEEMMNKASEYQMLLEDIASGNMDQNKISELFNKLNISMISGAGFGAALVAFLNSYTQTNKE
- a CDS encoding HMA2 domain-containing protein codes for the protein MIKTEDIINIASYFTIIAHTPGRLRVRVNPKIKSESENISIEDIESLPKKIDGIKKIKINKIIASVTITYDANVFKPQVWEDLINKQNLEEITQIINNLAKEVM
- a CDS encoding FeoA family protein translates to MKLSELNKGDTGVILSLNCDSSLKNRFYSFGITKNTQVYIEEVTLTKNTIEVKINNTKVAIRLSEAAKIEVKK